Proteins encoded together in one uncultured Desulfosarcina sp. window:
- a CDS encoding DUF4198 domain-containing protein, producing MAVKYQSFAKSCLTVGKWTNPEPLDHGLEIIPRTDLSDLHVGDLMEVDARFHG from the coding sequence ATGGCAGTGAAATACCAATCCTTCGCCAAATCGTGCCTGACCGTCGGCAAGTGGACCAACCCCGAACCTTTGGACCATGGCCTGGAAATCATCCCGCGAACGGATTTGAGCGACCTGCACGTGGGAGACCTGATGGAAGTGGATGCCCGTTTCCATGGTTAA
- a CDS encoding extracellular solute-binding protein, with product MTNFIKSIIVAFIVLSFVQPVHSKTKDKLTIVSWGGAFTKSNILAQVEPYEEETGVEVEVLDYNGGLKEIRAQVSSYNTKWDLVDMYLPDVIRASKEGLLEKIDISSMPYAPDGTAAQKDFIEGTLTDYAVGNTVSANVFVYKNNTFTKKQPETIQDFFDINAFPGKRGLRSSARINLEWALIADGVPLNEVYKTLTKKEGLERAFKKLDSIKSHIVWWESGAEPIEFLDEGRVVMTSAWNGRVQSAIDGGKDLTIIWDGQVWEFDLWCIPKRTRDENLNQIMDFLKFATDTQRLADLTKYIAYSPARKSSFESLSPAVKEKLPTATKNSKNSLKLDGMWWAENQQKMDEAFQHWKALKGWSFGGGLRP from the coding sequence ATGACGAATTTTATAAAATCAATTATTGTTGCTTTCATCGTGTTGTCCTTTGTACAGCCGGTACATTCAAAAACAAAAGATAAACTCACTATAGTTTCTTGGGGAGGCGCTTTTACAAAAAGTAATATCCTTGCTCAGGTTGAGCCTTATGAAGAAGAAACAGGAGTTGAAGTGGAAGTTCTGGATTATAACGGCGGACTCAAAGAAATTCGGGCTCAAGTTTCATCTTATAATACCAAATGGGATCTGGTTGATATGTATCTGCCGGATGTAATCAGGGCAAGTAAAGAGGGATTGCTTGAAAAAATCGATATATCTTCTATGCCTTATGCGCCTGACGGCACAGCTGCCCAAAAAGACTTTATTGAAGGCACCCTTACGGATTATGCTGTGGGCAATACGGTTTCTGCTAATGTCTTTGTATATAAAAACAATACATTTACCAAAAAGCAGCCTGAAACAATACAAGATTTTTTTGACATCAATGCGTTCCCAGGCAAAAGAGGCTTGAGAAGTTCTGCCAGAATAAATCTGGAATGGGCATTAATTGCAGATGGTGTTCCTTTGAACGAAGTTTATAAAACGCTTACAAAAAAAGAGGGACTTGAAAGGGCTTTCAAAAAACTTGATTCCATAAAAAGTCATATCGTCTGGTGGGAATCCGGAGCAGAGCCAATTGAGTTTCTTGATGAAGGTCGGGTGGTTATGACATCAGCATGGAATGGAAGGGTTCAATCTGCCATAGATGGAGGAAAAGACTTGACAATCATATGGGATGGTCAAGTTTGGGAATTTGATTTGTGGTGCATTCCTAAAAGGACAAGAGATGAAAACTTAAATCAGATAATGGATTTTCTTAAGTTTGCAACCGACACCCAAAGGCTTGCGGATCTGACAAAATATATCGCATACAGCCCTGCAAGAAAATCTTCTTTTGAAAGTTTAAGTCCGGCAGTGAAGGAAAAGCTTCCTACTGCAACCAAAAACAGCAAGAACAGCCTTAAATTGGATGGAATGTGGTGGGCAGAAAACCAGCAGAAAATGGACGAAGCATTCCAGCATTGGAAAGCTTTAAAAGGTTGGTCATTCGGCGGAGGATTGAGACCTTAA
- a CDS encoding universal stress protein → MFKNILVPIDITKESSWTSIFPFAIAQAEKFDSKLNVMTVLDLKFVKMMNLVQADFGINAYKFPKDFRDEYMGKIEKQLEILMNERIPKNIETECFVREGKAYAEILTAAKELKADLIIIKASHQSAIKEYVLGGNSSQVMRYAKCPVLIVRNA, encoded by the coding sequence ATGTTTAAAAATATTCTTGTTCCCATAGACATCACAAAAGAAAGTTCTTGGACTTCAATTTTTCCATTTGCGATTGCTCAAGCAGAAAAATTTGATTCCAAACTGAATGTCATGACTGTACTGGATCTGAAATTTGTTAAAATGATGAATCTGGTACAGGCGGATTTTGGGATAAATGCATATAAGTTTCCAAAAGATTTTCGTGATGAATATATGGGAAAAATAGAAAAACAACTTGAGATCCTGATGAATGAAAGAATTCCAAAAAATATTGAAACCGAATGTTTTGTAAGGGAAGGTAAAGCTTATGCAGAGATTTTAACTGCTGCAAAAGAATTAAAGGCAGATCTTATAATTATTAAAGCATCTCACCAATCTGCAATAAAAGAGTATGTATTAGGCGGCAACTCTTCTCAAGTTATGCGTTACGCAAAATGCCCTGTATTAATAGTAAGGAATGCTTAA
- the nhaC gene encoding Na+/H+ antiporter NhaC encodes MENSDENKIPKPSLLMAVLPIILTMALMMLQLFYFKDFTPHIPLALGIMITGGMAFMWGVKWSDMESGLFGVIAVALPSIAILMTVGMIIGVWILSGTVPVLIYYGLAILSPGIFLVAACIVCAIISLSTGTSWGTVGTVGLALVGIGEGLGIPMSLTGGAVVSGAFFGDKMSPLSDTTNLSPAVCGTDLWSHIKGMIPTTLPSMIIALIIYAVVGMKYSGGTMHGETVAIISSKLQETFYLSWWLLIPPVIVVVAAIKKYPALPSIFAGVVVGGIIAMVSQGASLHDVFNAMQSGYKSQTGIVAVDNLLSKGGIQSMTWTITLMLIALGFGGILEKTRCLEVILESVMKVAKNRFGIITASTFAAVGTNAVTGDIYLSIALPGRMFAPAFRGQGLSTTNLSRSIEDGGTLVSPLIPWNVGGAFVAGTLGIPTLAYAPFAFACWISPLLDIIWAATGFFVPKASKDEQQRWKNLNETIAN; translated from the coding sequence ATGGAAAACAGTGATGAAAACAAGATTCCAAAACCGAGTTTGTTAATGGCTGTCTTACCAATAATTTTAACTATGGCTCTTATGATGCTCCAATTGTTCTATTTTAAGGATTTTACACCACATATTCCTCTTGCACTTGGAATTATGATTACAGGTGGCATGGCCTTTATGTGGGGAGTAAAATGGAGTGATATGGAAAGCGGACTTTTTGGGGTTATTGCTGTGGCTCTTCCTTCAATAGCCATTTTAATGACGGTTGGTATGATAATAGGAGTTTGGATTCTTTCCGGGACTGTGCCCGTTCTAATTTATTATGGACTTGCAATTTTAAGTCCGGGCATTTTTCTGGTTGCAGCCTGTATCGTATGTGCAATCATTTCCCTTTCAACAGGAACTTCATGGGGAACGGTAGGAACTGTGGGGCTTGCTCTCGTAGGTATTGGAGAAGGGCTTGGCATTCCCATGTCTCTTACAGGCGGAGCTGTAGTGTCAGGCGCTTTTTTTGGAGACAAAATGTCTCCTTTATCTGACACAACCAACCTGTCACCTGCTGTTTGCGGAACAGACCTTTGGAGTCATATAAAAGGTATGATTCCCACAACCCTTCCTTCCATGATAATCGCGCTAATTATTTATGCTGTGGTCGGTATGAAATATTCAGGGGGCACAATGCATGGCGAAACAGTTGCCATAATAAGCAGTAAGCTGCAGGAAACCTTTTACCTTTCCTGGTGGCTTTTAATTCCACCTGTTATTGTTGTTGTTGCAGCAATAAAAAAATACCCTGCACTGCCATCCATCTTTGCGGGTGTTGTCGTCGGCGGTATAATTGCGATGGTTTCCCAGGGGGCTTCCCTTCACGATGTGTTCAATGCCATGCAGAGCGGTTATAAAAGCCAGACAGGAATTGTTGCTGTAGATAATTTATTGAGCAAAGGCGGTATCCAATCCATGACCTGGACAATAACACTTATGCTTATTGCTTTAGGGTTTGGCGGGATTCTTGAAAAAACCCGCTGTCTGGAAGTAATTCTGGAAAGTGTTATGAAAGTTGCAAAAAACAGATTTGGAATTATAACTGCCAGTACATTTGCGGCTGTAGGAACCAATGCTGTAACAGGTGATATATATCTTTCAATTGCACTTCCCGGAAGAATGTTTGCACCTGCATTCAGAGGCCAGGGACTTTCAACAACGAACTTATCACGTTCCATAGAAGATGGAGGAACTCTTGTTTCTCCTCTGATTCCCTGGAATGTCGGAGGTGCTTTTGTTGCAGGAACCCTTGGTATCCCAACCCTCGCTTATGCTCCCTTTGCGTTTGCCTGCTGGATCTCTCCGCTTCTTGACATTATATGGGCAGCAACAGGTTTCTTTGTGCCAAAAGCAAGCAAAGACGAACAACAGCGTTGGAAAAATTTAAACGAAACAATTGCAAATTAA
- a CDS encoding ABC transporter substrate-binding protein, translated as MKRLMWTVGLLAFVSVFLVISPIRQAGASPAPVPRQMDVIMIGDRLVDVSHSLGVVPAAMSVRCSIWPLCKPLQSAVQVLGCPNCLIKKKADPLLQFAQKHNTKRVIIEKSDPFCIYVPKLQLEKIATFLEGKGFEIAYVDFTQGLGGAVRQTAALLGCTEKVDEVLAEYATTMEKTRKKMAGQQFAKSVVILRGTYQSTTGKTFLRIEAPGGYADRFLLKPMGIENVGGKMIAVGEKPSKGHVGIRKLDGLIAAAPDAIVMTGDAIAVQKAMAEAIHKNPGLGDVPAIKAHAIYSLPGYIDSSVIEYPLILRRWADALCRK; from the coding sequence ATGAAAAGGTTGATGTGGACTGTCGGTTTACTCGCGTTCGTTTCGGTTTTTCTCGTTATTTCGCCCATTCGGCAGGCTGGCGCTTCGCCGGCTCCGGTACCCCGGCAGATGGACGTCATTATGATCGGCGACCGGCTGGTGGACGTATCCCATAGCTTGGGCGTGGTGCCGGCGGCCATGTCGGTGCGCTGTTCCATTTGGCCTCTGTGCAAACCGCTGCAATCGGCCGTTCAGGTGCTGGGGTGTCCCAATTGCCTGATCAAGAAGAAAGCCGATCCATTGCTCCAGTTTGCCCAAAAGCATAACACGAAGCGCGTCATAATCGAAAAGAGCGATCCGTTCTGCATCTATGTGCCGAAATTGCAGCTTGAGAAAATTGCAACTTTCCTGGAAGGCAAGGGGTTCGAGATCGCATACGTCGATTTTACTCAGGGACTGGGCGGGGCCGTCCGCCAGACAGCCGCTCTTTTGGGATGTACGGAAAAGGTCGATGAGGTATTGGCCGAATATGCCACGACGATGGAAAAAACCCGTAAGAAAATGGCCGGGCAGCAATTTGCCAAATCAGTTGTCATTCTTCGTGGCACTTACCAGTCCACCACGGGAAAGACATTCTTGCGTATCGAGGCTCCCGGTGGATATGCGGACCGCTTTTTGCTCAAGCCCATGGGGATCGAAAATGTCGGCGGGAAAATGATTGCGGTCGGGGAAAAGCCCTCCAAAGGGCATGTAGGCATTCGCAAACTGGATGGACTGATTGCTGCGGCCCCCGACGCCATCGTAATGACCGGCGATGCCATTGCCGTGCAAAAAGCGATGGCTGAAGCGATTCACAAAAATCCGGGTTTGGGTGACGTGCCCGCCATCAAGGCGCATGCCATTTACAGCCTGCCGGGCTACATCGACTCCAGCGTGATCGAATATCCGCTCATCCTGCGGCGCTGGGCTGATGCGCTATGCAGGAAATAG
- a CDS encoding MarR family transcriptional regulator has protein sequence MEKRIIKLSRMLLRVFNKFAQNEKKPRRFGVDELLHPSEIHMVMLIGDNPGGHGAELARIAGVTRGAVSQIIAKLEKKGIVEKIDDPENGLKKVPILTNKGKVAYYAHEQYHEEMDKGLYDYVARLTDEQVAVIENFLRGLEKMADRRR, from the coding sequence ATGGAAAAAAGAATCATCAAACTGTCAAGAATGCTACTGCGGGTCTTTAACAAATTCGCCCAAAACGAAAAAAAACCGCGCCGCTTTGGCGTGGATGAATTGCTGCATCCGTCCGAGATTCACATGGTCATGTTGATCGGAGACAACCCCGGGGGCCATGGCGCCGAGTTGGCCCGGATTGCCGGTGTCACTCGGGGGGCAGTCTCCCAAATCATTGCCAAGCTCGAAAAAAAGGGGATCGTGGAAAAAATAGATGACCCCGAAAATGGATTAAAGAAGGTGCCGATCCTCACCAACAAGGGCAAAGTGGCTTATTACGCCCACGAGCAATACCATGAAGAGATGGACAAGGGCCTTTATGATTATGTGGCCCGATTGACTGATGAGCAGGTGGCGGTCATCGAAAATTTTTTAAGGGGACTGGAAAAAATGGCGGATCGACGCCGTTGA
- a CDS encoding methyltransferase domain-containing protein yields the protein MKKLFNPQSKTGYSLMVWTFRIMDLFGKPDRLLEDFRLQTGNVVVDYGCGPGRYIRKAADQVGPNGHVYAADIHPMAIDLVRQKIDKYRLTNVTPVLLGDKPGTIPDRSADIVYALDMFHQVDDPAAFLDGMHRIVKPAGVLYLEDGHQPRSQSLEKVQRSKHWRVSRENKHWMELKPAA from the coding sequence ATGAAGAAACTGTTTAACCCTCAATCGAAAACCGGCTACAGCCTCATGGTCTGGACCTTTAGAATCATGGATCTTTTCGGCAAACCCGACCGGCTGTTGGAGGATTTCCGGCTTCAAACGGGAAACGTGGTGGTGGACTATGGCTGTGGACCGGGCCGCTATATCCGCAAGGCAGCAGACCAGGTAGGGCCGAATGGTCATGTCTATGCGGCGGACATCCACCCCATGGCCATCGATCTGGTCAGGCAAAAAATCGACAAGTATCGCCTGACCAATGTGACGCCGGTGCTGCTGGGCGACAAGCCGGGAACCATTCCAGATCGCAGCGCCGATATCGTCTATGCCCTGGACATGTTCCACCAGGTCGATGATCCGGCAGCCTTTTTGGACGGAATGCATCGCATCGTTAAACCGGCAGGCGTTCTTTACCTGGAAGACGGGCACCAGCCACGCAGCCAGAGTCTGGAAAAAGTCCAACGCTCCAAACATTGGCGGGTCTCACGGGAAAACAAACATTGGATGGAATTGAAACCCGCTGCTTAG